One window of Salegentibacter sp. Hel_I_6 genomic DNA carries:
- a CDS encoding TolC family protein encodes MFQKFTCLLFLVFAISGYAQDSELQLNLGEAIEVALENNLDVKSSVLRERTSELQFKQTRNSRLPDLNASYSYGLNNGRSIDPFTNTYIDEELSFSNAGIGLGATIFNGFQIKNRIQRDRLNLQAAEMEVQEARQEMVLNVTLAYFQVLNNKDLLELAKTRRISTQDQVERLKTLNDEGEGSPANYTDIRGQLANDQAIIADTENNLKASKLELKRLLNIETEIEVAPEYFSSEPEEYILTADEVFKESLENLATFKAGELRIEAAKEDVQVSRSLYSPEISFFAQLNTNYSSLARLFNETGAAIVETGQFVRVGDNNFSVLEEQTNFVAEEIPYQDQLINNLNSNVGVAVSIPIFNGFRARNTVGLQKIALEEREVEFERTRNEFEQAIREAHNDMETAFNRYEIYKEQVAAYTESFRVNEIRFNSGVSNIVDYIISKNNLDNAKINLANARYEYIFRTKILDYYRGFSI; translated from the coding sequence ATGTTTCAAAAATTTACTTGCCTACTATTTCTTGTTTTTGCTATTTCAGGATACGCTCAGGATTCAGAATTACAATTAAACCTGGGCGAAGCTATTGAAGTTGCTTTGGAAAATAATCTTGATGTTAAAAGTTCGGTTTTAAGGGAAAGAACTTCGGAATTACAATTCAAACAAACCCGCAATAGTAGGTTGCCCGACCTTAATGCCAGTTATAGTTATGGATTGAATAATGGTAGAAGTATAGATCCATTTACCAATACCTATATAGATGAAGAATTAAGCTTTTCTAATGCAGGAATAGGTCTGGGGGCGACTATTTTTAATGGTTTTCAAATTAAAAACAGGATTCAGCGAGACCGTTTGAATTTGCAAGCGGCTGAAATGGAAGTACAGGAAGCCCGGCAAGAAATGGTGCTCAATGTTACGCTCGCTTATTTCCAGGTTTTAAATAATAAAGACCTGTTGGAGCTGGCAAAAACAAGACGAATTTCAACTCAGGATCAGGTAGAGCGTTTGAAAACACTAAATGATGAAGGGGAGGGTAGCCCGGCGAATTATACCGATATCCGTGGACAGTTGGCTAATGATCAAGCTATTATTGCCGACACCGAAAACAATTTAAAAGCCTCAAAACTTGAACTGAAAAGGCTGTTGAATATTGAAACTGAAATTGAAGTTGCTCCAGAATACTTTTCATCAGAACCAGAAGAATATATCCTTACCGCAGATGAAGTTTTTAAGGAATCTCTGGAAAATCTAGCTACTTTCAAAGCTGGGGAGTTGAGAATTGAAGCTGCAAAAGAAGATGTACAGGTTTCCAGAAGTTTATATTCCCCTGAAATTTCCTTTTTCGCCCAATTAAACACCAATTATTCCAGTCTTGCCAGGCTCTTTAATGAAACCGGAGCGGCTATTGTTGAAACCGGACAATTTGTTCGGGTAGGTGATAATAATTTTTCGGTATTAGAGGAGCAAACAAATTTCGTAGCAGAAGAAATTCCATATCAGGATCAATTGATCAATAATTTAAATTCCAATGTGGGAGTAGCGGTAAGCATTCCTATTTTTAATGGGTTTAGGGCAAGAAATACAGTAGGGCTTCAAAAAATAGCCCTTGAAGAAAGAGAAGTAGAATTTGAACGAACAAGAAATGAATTCGAGCAAGCTATTCGTGAAGCTCATAACGATATGGAAACTGCATTTAACCGCTATGAAATTTATAAAGAACAGGTAGCTGCTTACACAGAATCTTTTAGGGTAAATGAAATTAGATTTAACAGTGGGGTTTCTAATATTGTTGATTATATCATCAGTAAAAACAACCTGGATAATGCTAAAATAAATCTAGCCAATGCGCGCTATGAATACATTTTCAGAACTAAGATCCTGGATTATTATAGGGGTTTTTCCATTTAA
- a CDS encoding ABC transporter ATP-binding protein, protein MIQLNHIYKWVKTGGRRIFLLNDLSLNIEKGEFLSIMGPSGSGKSTLLNVIAMLDSFDEGEYFFEDEAIHDLKPKKRTAIFNENIGFIFQAYHLLDDLTVYENIETPLLYKKVKSSERKALVADMLDRFNIVGKKDLFPHQLSGGQQQLVGIARALIIKPKLILADEPTGNLNSNQSDEIMQLFKELNKEGVTIIQATHSESNAAYGTRTIKLLDGSISKK, encoded by the coding sequence ATGATACAACTCAACCACATTTATAAATGGGTAAAAACCGGCGGAAGAAGAATTTTCCTGCTCAACGATTTAAGCCTGAATATTGAAAAGGGTGAATTTCTTTCCATTATGGGGCCATCGGGTTCTGGAAAGTCCACACTGCTCAATGTAATTGCTATGCTGGATTCTTTTGATGAGGGCGAATATTTTTTTGAAGACGAAGCAATTCACGATTTAAAACCGAAAAAAAGAACTGCTATTTTCAATGAAAATATAGGGTTTATTTTTCAGGCTTATCATCTCCTGGATGATCTAACGGTGTATGAAAATATTGAAACCCCATTGTTATATAAAAAAGTAAAAAGTTCTGAACGAAAGGCATTGGTAGCCGATATGTTAGACCGATTCAATATTGTTGGTAAGAAAGATTTGTTTCCGCACCAACTTAGTGGGGGGCAGCAACAATTGGTTGGGATTGCCAGGGCGCTGATAATTAAACCCAAACTAATCCTTGCTGATGAACCTACTGGCAATCTAAATTCCAATCAGAGTGATGAGATTATGCAACTTTTTAAGGAATTAAATAAGGAAGGAGTTACCATAATCCAAGCCACACATTCAGAAAGCAATGCGGCTTATGGAACGAGGACTATCAAACTTCTAGACGGAAGTATTTCAAAAAAATAA
- a CDS encoding ABC transporter permease, protein MIKNYIKSAKRNILKNKGVYGINIIGLSLGLASCLLILLFILDEVSYDGYNEKADDIVRVVFKAEIGGEEISEAVVMPPVGPTLEKDFPEVLTAARLKQMNDPSLSYNNKIYRDFDFAYIDPEFLEVFDFKIIDGNNTNPLEDPNSIILTKKQAKRYFGTENPIGKRLNSNEWDKQYTVTAVIEEIPENSHFEFGMFASMKGYEYANSTSWVNSDFHTYLLLKDGAQYKDLEAKLPGILDKYMGPQIREAVGVSYSEFKDNNRVGLFLQPLTDIHLNPDFVSSGHLKPGMDIKYLYIFGAVAIFMLFIACINFMNLATAAASKRAKEVGIRKVLGSGQKQLIKQFLTESFLATLIAAILAILLVVFFLPTFNDLAGKSLQVVDLLQYSIVLSTLVLIVLVAFLAGGYPAFFLSSFKPIQVLKSRFSASGKSNLRNGLVVFQFIISAGLILATIVVYQQMAFIQNKDLGYNKDHILVLRGAQLLGEQCDAFKNQILGDPRVKSVSNSSFLPAGVTDINMSGILLDNEYHRRMFIYNVDEAYIPTLGLELVAGRNFSKEFGAEEDKVIINETAANSLGFHQNPIGKTFIRDTDEGGRELTIIGVVKDFHFKSLHREIEPLILMNNPYGGLIVRTNTADVASLLSYIESEWQKFSLKEPFSYTFLDESFNKTYLREQKMGSILSIFTGLTIFVACMGLFGLVTFAAERRVREIGIRKVLGSSVPEIISLLSKDFIKLIFISFIIAFPLGYFLMEKWLQDFAYRIQIEWWFFLLAGLLTTLIALITIGFKSFKAASANPIKSLRTE, encoded by the coding sequence ATGATCAAAAACTATATAAAATCCGCGAAAAGAAATATTCTAAAGAATAAGGGCGTATATGGTATTAATATCATTGGTCTTAGTCTTGGCTTGGCTTCCTGCCTGCTTATTCTTCTTTTTATTCTGGATGAGGTAAGTTATGATGGGTACAACGAAAAAGCCGACGATATAGTTCGGGTGGTTTTTAAGGCTGAAATTGGAGGTGAAGAAATTAGTGAGGCAGTGGTTATGCCTCCAGTAGGACCGACTTTAGAAAAGGATTTTCCGGAAGTGTTGACCGCAGCCCGTCTTAAACAAATGAACGACCCGTCGCTTTCCTATAATAATAAGATTTACAGGGACTTTGATTTCGCTTATATAGATCCTGAATTTCTTGAAGTTTTTGATTTTAAAATAATAGACGGAAATAACACGAATCCTTTAGAAGATCCTAATTCGATTATTTTAACGAAAAAGCAGGCAAAACGCTATTTTGGGACTGAAAACCCTATTGGTAAGCGCTTAAATTCTAACGAGTGGGATAAACAATATACGGTTACCGCAGTTATTGAGGAAATTCCCGAGAATTCCCATTTTGAATTTGGAATGTTCGCTTCTATGAAGGGATATGAATATGCGAACAGTACTTCCTGGGTGAATTCTGATTTTCATACCTACCTGCTTTTAAAAGACGGAGCTCAATATAAAGACCTGGAAGCAAAATTACCGGGAATTCTGGATAAATATATGGGCCCCCAAATTCGGGAAGCGGTTGGCGTTTCCTATTCAGAATTTAAAGATAATAATAGGGTAGGATTATTTTTGCAACCGCTTACCGATATTCACTTAAACCCCGATTTTGTAAGTAGTGGACATTTAAAGCCCGGAATGGATATTAAATACTTATATATTTTTGGAGCGGTGGCCATCTTTATGTTATTCATTGCCTGTATAAATTTTATGAATTTAGCTACAGCTGCAGCTTCAAAAAGGGCTAAAGAAGTCGGAATTAGAAAGGTATTAGGTTCCGGGCAAAAACAACTTATAAAACAATTTTTAACCGAATCCTTTCTAGCTACTTTAATTGCGGCCATCCTTGCCATATTATTAGTGGTATTTTTTCTACCCACCTTTAATGATCTGGCCGGCAAATCTTTACAGGTTGTTGATTTACTTCAATATTCTATTGTGTTATCAACCTTGGTACTGATTGTTTTAGTTGCCTTTCTAGCCGGTGGATATCCAGCCTTTTTTCTTTCCTCCTTTAAACCGATTCAGGTCTTAAAAAGCAGGTTTTCAGCTTCCGGAAAAAGCAATTTAAGAAACGGGCTTGTGGTATTTCAATTTATTATTTCCGCAGGACTTATTCTTGCTACCATTGTGGTTTACCAGCAAATGGCTTTTATTCAGAATAAAGATCTAGGTTACAATAAGGATCATATTCTGGTTCTAAGGGGTGCGCAGCTATTGGGCGAGCAATGCGATGCTTTTAAAAACCAGATTTTAGGAGATCCTAGGGTGAAATCGGTAAGCAATTCCTCATTCCTACCAGCCGGTGTTACCGATATCAATATGTCTGGTATTTTACTTGATAATGAGTACCATAGAAGAATGTTTATCTATAATGTAGATGAAGCTTATATTCCCACTTTAGGTTTGGAGCTGGTAGCCGGTAGAAATTTCTCAAAAGAATTTGGTGCTGAAGAGGATAAAGTCATCATAAATGAAACCGCTGCAAATTCCTTAGGTTTTCATCAAAATCCCATTGGGAAAACCTTTATCAGGGATACAGATGAAGGTGGCCGTGAATTAACCATAATAGGCGTGGTAAAAGACTTTCATTTTAAATCCTTACACCGGGAGATCGAACCTTTAATTTTGATGAATAATCCTTATGGCGGCTTAATTGTAAGAACCAACACCGCCGATGTCGCTTCACTGTTAAGTTATATTGAAAGCGAATGGCAAAAATTCAGTCTTAAAGAACCATTCAGTTATACTTTTTTAGATGAATCTTTCAATAAAACCTATCTCAGGGAGCAAAAGATGGGAAGCATTCTCAGCATTTTTACCGGGCTCACCATATTTGTAGCCTGTATGGGATTATTCGGCCTGGTAACATTTGCTGCAGAAAGAAGGGTGAGGGAAATTGGAATCAGAAAAGTTTTAGGCTCAAGTGTTCCAGAGATAATAAGTTTGCTTTCCAAAGATTTTATCAAGCTGATTTTCATCTCTTTTATCATAGCATTTCCACTTGGCTATTTTCTAATGGAAAAATGGCTCCAGGATTTTGCTTATAGAATTCAAATAGAATGGTGGTTTTTTCTGCTCGCGGGATTACTTACTACACTTATTGCGCTCATCACCATCGGATTTAAAAGTTTTAAGGCTGCATCAGCCAATCCTATTAAAAGTTTAAGAACAGAATAA
- a CDS encoding head GIN domain-containing protein, producing MQNICFYLTLPLLSICNSLIAQEKTPVDEFDKVIISPHIQVSFVEGNEESVTIEKNTESEEKLNIEVKNKTLRVYLDDAKEFTKKEKITENGREMKKPIYKGTVVTAVISYKTLKELSLRGEENIVCESPLEENKFRLKIYGESNVTLNEVDIKSLRTSIYGESILNIKAGEIKEQSIRAYGASKVNALEAKTQTTKITAYGESDFLINATEEIKITAYGEASLEYKGNPEIKKGLVLGGLKINRSE from the coding sequence ATGCAAAATATCTGCTTCTATTTGACACTACCATTATTGTCCATTTGTAATTCATTAATTGCTCAGGAAAAAACACCAGTAGATGAATTCGATAAAGTAATAATTAGCCCTCATATTCAGGTAAGTTTCGTTGAAGGCAACGAAGAGTCAGTAACCATTGAGAAAAATACTGAGAGCGAAGAAAAACTGAATATTGAAGTGAAGAACAAAACACTTCGGGTTTACCTGGACGACGCTAAGGAATTTACAAAGAAAGAAAAGATTACTGAAAATGGACGGGAAATGAAAAAGCCAATTTATAAAGGTACAGTTGTTACTGCAGTAATATCCTATAAAACCTTGAAGGAATTGTCACTAAGGGGCGAAGAAAATATAGTATGTGAAAGTCCCTTGGAAGAGAATAAATTTCGATTGAAGATTTATGGGGAATCAAATGTCACTTTAAATGAAGTAGATATTAAAAGTCTTCGAACTTCGATATATGGCGAAAGTATTTTAAATATTAAAGCTGGTGAAATTAAGGAACAGAGTATCAGAGCTTATGGAGCTAGTAAGGTGAATGCACTTGAAGCTAAAACCCAAACTACCAAGATAACTGCTTATGGGGAATCTGATTTCTTGATTAATGCTACTGAAGAAATAAAAATCACAGCTTATGGAGAAGCTTCTTTGGAATACAAGGGAAATCCTGAGATAAAGAAGGGACTGGTTTTAGGAGGCTTAAAAATCAACAGATCTGAATAA